In a single window of the Equus quagga isolate Etosha38 chromosome 7, UCLA_HA_Equagga_1.0, whole genome shotgun sequence genome:
- the PDIA2 gene encoding protein disulfide-isomerase A2 produces MDGQLLLVLLLLLLGASGPWGQGPGPEGPSEEPLKEEFPEEEVTEEENGILVLSRRTLARALQEHPALLVEFYAPWCGPCKVLAPEYSKAAALLAAELATARLAKVDGHAEPELTEEFSVTEYPTLKFFRDGDRLHPEEYTGPREAEGIAEWLRRRVGSSATRLENEEGARALIDTQDVVVIGFFQDLQDEDAAAFLALAQDALDMTFGLTDQPELFQKFGLTKDTVVLFKKFDEGRADFPVDEELGLDQGDLSRFLLTHSMHLVTEFNSQTSPKIFAAKIPNHLLLFINQTLAPHQELLAGFGEAAPPFRGQVLFVVVDVGADNDHVLRYFGLGAEKAPTLRFIDMDTTKKYAPAAGELVTAAAITAFCHAVLSGQVKPYHLSQEVPPDWDQRPLKTLVGKNFEQVAFDETKNVFIKFYAPWCPHCKEMAPAWEALAEKYKDHEDIVIAELDATANELEAFAVHSFPTLKYFPAGPGRKVIDYKSTRDLETFSKFLDSGGQLPAEEPTEEPVAPFPETPANSTTGPKEEL; encoded by the exons ATGGACGGCCAGCTGCTGCTTGTGCTGCTGCTTTTGCTGCTTGGGGCCTCAGGCCCATGGGGACAGGGGCCAGGGCCCGAGGGTCCCTCGGAGGAGCCCCTCAAGGAGGAGTTCCCCGAGGAGGAGGTCACCGAGGAGGAGAATGGGATCTTGGTGCTGAGCCGGCGCACCCTGGCCCGAGCTCTCCAGGAGCACCCTGCCTTGCTGGTGGAGTTCT ACGCCCCATGGTGTGGGCCCTGCAAGGTGCTGGCCCCCGAGTACAGCAAGGCGGCTGCCCTGCTGGCAGCAGAGTTGGCCACAGCCAGGCTGGCCAAGGTGGACGGGCACGCGGAGCCGGAGCTGACGGAGGAGTTTTCTGTGACCGAGTACCCCACGCTCAAGTTCTTCCGTGACGGGGACCGCCTGCACCCGGAGGAGTACACTG GCCCCCGGGAGGCCGAAGGCATCGCTGAGTGGCTGAGGCGGCGGGTGGGGTCCAGCGCCACACGGTTGGAGAACGAGGAAGGCGCCCGAGCACTGATAGATACCCAGGACGTAGTGGTCATCGGCTTCTTCCAG GACCTGCAGGACGAGGATGCGGCTGCATTCCTGGCCCTGGCCCAGGATGCCCTGGATATGACCTTTGGCCTCACTGACCAGCCAGAGCTCTTCCAGAAGTTTGGCCTCACCAAGGACACCGTGGTCCTCTTTAAGAAG TTTGATGAGGGGCGAGCAGACTTCCCTGTGGATGAGGAGCTGGGCCTGGACCAGGGAGATCTGTCACGCTTCCTCCTCACGCACAGCATGCACCTGGTCACGGAGTTCAACAGCCAG ACATCCCCTAAGATATTTGCGGCCAAGATTCCCAACCACCTGCTGCTGTTCATCAACCAGACGCTGGCCCCGCACCAGGAGCtgctggcgggctttggggaggcgGCTCCCCCATTCCGGGGGCag GTGCTGTTTGTGGTGGTGGACGTGGGTGCCGACAACGACCACGTGCTGCGGTACTTTGGTCTCGGGGCCGAGAAGGCCCCCACCCTGCGCTTCATCGACATGGACACCACCAAGAAGTACGCGCCTGCGGCCGGGGAGCTGGTCACCGCAGCCGCCATCACGGCCTTCTGCCATGCAGTCCTCAGCGGCCAGGTCAAG CCCTACCACCTGAGCCAGGAGGTGCCCCCCGACTGGGACCAGCGGCCGCTCAAGACTCTCGTAGGCAAGAATTTCGAGCAGGTGGCTTTTGACGAAACCAAGAACGTGTTTATCAAGTTCT ATGCCCCCTGGTGCCCCCACTGCAAGGAGATGGCCCCCGCCTGGGAGGCACTGGCTGAGAAGTACAAGGATCATGAGGACATCGTCATTGCCGAGCTGGACGCCACGGCCAACGAGCTGGAGGCCTTCGCCGTGCACAGCTTCCCCACCCTCAAGTACTTCCCCGCAGGGCCCGGGCGGAAG GTGATTGACTACAAAAGCACCAGGGACCTGGAGACCTTCTCCAAGTTCCTGGACAGCGGGGGCCAGCTGCCTGCAGAGGAGCCCACCGAGGAGCCCGTAGCCCCCTTCCCG GAGACGCCAGCCAATTCCACCACAGGGCCCAAGGAGGAGCTGTAG